A window of Lagenorhynchus albirostris chromosome 11, mLagAlb1.1, whole genome shotgun sequence contains these coding sequences:
- the ASCL4 gene encoding achaete-scute homolog 4, with amino-acid sequence MMEKRKQAGLLTLPYHLLPGPMGVPGSLPRLPLRDPFRVSLRLDAACWERGGCAPRRPYLPLPLDGAFEPAFLRKRNERERQRVRCVNEGYARLRAHLPRELADKRLSKVETLRAAIRYIKHLQELLERHARGQEGAAGAGPSLRAECNSDGESKASSAPSPSSEPEEGAC; translated from the coding sequence ATGATGGAGAAACGTAAACAGGCCGGACTGCTGACCCTGCCGTACCACCTGCTCCCGGGGCCCATGGGCGTGCCTGGGTCCCTGCCCCGCCTTCCCCTGCGAGACCCCTTCAGGGTCTCCTTGCGTCTGGACGCCGCGTGCTGGGAGCGGGGCGGCTGCGCCCCGCGGCGGCCGTACTTGCCCCTGCCGCTGGACGGCGCCTTCGAGCCCGCCTTCCTCCGCAAGCGCAACGAACGCGAGCGGCAGCGGGTGCGCTGCGTGAACGAGGGCTACGCGCGCCTCCGAGCTCACCTGCCCCGCGAGCTGGCGGACAAGCGCCTCAGCAAAGTGGAGACGCTCCGCGCCGCCATCCGTTACATCAAGCACCTCCAGGAGCTGCTGGAGCGCCACGCGCGGGGTCAGGAGGGCGCGGCCGGCGCCGGCCCCTCACTCAGGGCCGAATGCAACAGCGACGGCGAGTCCAAGGCCTCGTCGGCGCCTTCGCCCAGCAGCGAGCCCGAGGAGGGGGCCTGTTAG